Below is a window of Syngnathus acus chromosome 8, fSynAcu1.2, whole genome shotgun sequence DNA.
tttccaaaaaataatattttgggtCACTAATTCCTTAATACATACATTACAGAACACGTGTCCATTCAGGAAATCCTAGAAAAAAAGGAGCTATGTATATTACACAGCCTATACAGAtatgtattttaaataattgtcttaataaaaatgtcccgcgcatgtaaataaataatctcaAGGTGGAATgcgaaaaggaaaaaatctGTACAAAATGATCACACTGTTAATTTATAAAAACTGAAGCAGTCGTGACATTTTACAGTAGATCCTCATTTATCGTCTAAGtctatatactgtatgtatatataaatatgtatatcATTATATCACAGGTTTTCCTTTTTCACAGCTATACTATCATATACTGAcatctcacacaaacacatgtatatatacatatacacatgtatatctttatatatatatatgggtcATCAAGTTTATACTTGATGCCCATTCCAAAGTAGTGTAGAAAgaacatgggggggggggggtctgtctAACGTGTCGAGCCTTCAGGTTTAGCTTCTAATGTCACTGCTGCGTTTCTTAATTCCCATTTTTTAATCtgcaaaatttgagaaaatgtgCTAACTAAGTGTGCTCTTCTGTCATGGTGATGATGTCAAGCATGAGGGACGGTTTCATGGTGCATTCACTGGGCGTCGTTTTCTGGTATATACTTTGATTTGCATATACAGTGCCGAATTTTCTGCACTTGTCAATAAGtcctatttattttattattgtttttatgtccATATTACTGACATAAATACACGTGTCATTTATTTACTATTTTCATGCAATTGCGATGATTTCAATGACTGGTGCTCTCGAAAGCGTATGTGCAAGCCCACAAAGTGTGCGGATGGAAACCAAGCAAGGCACGAGCAGGATATTTGAGCTAATCGTACAAACACACAGCGTGTTGAGTTAAGACGTCATGTTGTGCtttgtcattaaaatgtaattaagaGGCGATTGCGCTCGCTCGTTTAAAGTCTTGATGTGCATATTTGTCCTTTAACAAATGTTGGGTGTAAAAGTCTGCACGATAAGCTGCTTATGAGGCTGCTTCGCAGAGGGACTGATGCTACATTTGAActggtgctgttttttttttttttttttttaaagggattACACCTGTTGTGCTGACTTGGCCCTTTTTGACACATTAATAATGTGAAGTGTGCATGTTGTCTTTGGGGGAGCTTGGTGGTGTTGCGATGCCAATGATTGTCTTAATAGGAatgtaaaataacatttttagacagacgtctataaatatatactgtGTTATAGTTGTAGCTTCATTTTAAGATGTGCCGCTGCCTAACaaacttaattaaaaaaaaaaagcttttatatgggaggtgggggggctcTCAAGTTCTTCCCCAGCAAATTCATCTGAGCATGCCTTTGTGAATTgggaaaacaaactgacataTAGCACCATCCGCAATGTCTTGCTAAAATGAACCATTATGATTTACACGGTAGAATCcaatttttcagttttttctttttcagatgtctgttccaatactttttgtAAACAGCACCACTTCGGCTTGAGTTAAAACACCAAATAGCTTAACTATGACAAATTAgcttacacacaaacacacatgcatgtcAATAAATTTGAATATGGTAGAAAAGGGAGTTTCACTTCGAATTAaactattgaaaaaaaaaaatgtttccaccATATCCCGATTTATTGAGATGCACTTGTTTATGGAGTTGACTCACGTGGTGACGATTATTGCAGCTTTCCGTTTTTCAAACAGCTTATACCAAACGAGATCAGCAGGAAGGTCAAATTTTGTGCGTTGGATGGAGAATTCCCTCAGTGGGCCTCTGGAACCACATGAGACTGGTCCAAATGGGACACTTTGACACTTGCTTAGCGTCCATTTTTGCAGCCGCTCAGGCCCTCCAAACTAGCTTTGGACGAGGTGGGCGACGTGAGCGACGTGGGTGAGCAGGGCGACAGGACGGgcgaggaggatgaggacagGGTGGCGGTGGGCGTCTGcgacgaggaggaggcgggcGAGGGCGAGCGGCTGTTGGGCGAGGGCAAGGAGGCCGCGGAGGCCAACGCccgttgctgctgctgctgttcgCGGAGGAGGCGGTGCTGGCGCAGGGCGGAGGACAGCAGCAGGGCCTCGGCGCTCAGGCCGGCGGCCGACAGGCTGGCCAGCAGCGCCTTGGCCTGGCCGGGCGACGCCCTCAGCGTGGGGCCCTCCGCCCTCCTGCGGCGGATCGCCGACTCAACGGTCGCGGCTCCCTTCAGGTCAAAGGACACGTGATGAGGGGAGCGGGATTGATGAAGACGTCGGGGAGGGCGATGGACAAAGTCCGACAAAGTGGAGGTTGCCTGCGCACACATGCTCACAAGGCGCTCACTGCCGGAGAGGGAAGAGGGGCGGTTATCGTGCGTTGACGAGGCGGGTGGGGTTCGCCGCCGCGAGGAAGACGGGTGAGGAAGAGGGAGGGGAACAGAACAAACAAAGGACACATTATTTCAGACGGACACCAGCCATGTGCGATGGACGGGCCTGGCGCCATCGACACATGAGGACCAACAtcgattttattttgacttttaatgacGGGGACGcattaaaatgttcaaaataatCTCACTCGTATACGGCACAATGTAATGAATGTATgagccactagatggcaatgTTTGAAAACATCCCTTTGGTTAAAAGATAAGCTTGGTGAGGCAGTAAAGGTACCAAGACCAAGACTTAGGATAAGTATGCACGAGGGCTTTGAAGGGAAGGAAATGGAAGTTACTGAAGCATGTCAAGTAAAGTcacaaggattttttttgtgtggcttttatgcaggaaaaaagaaatcactcaTCAACATTACAAAAAACTTCGGTGCCCTCAGATTGAGATGGGATTGGTAGAAATCCCAGTAGCGCTTCTTCATTCTCTGATTATccgggatgatgatgatgatgttaaGACGAGTGAGCTCTCTCTCGATCCTCGCTATTTCCTTTCCTTTATGTTCCGAGCTTCCGCCTGCCGCAATTTACACCCGCCAGCCTCGCCGTGAGCCGAGCGGATTCCCGTACTTGTCTCATGAAAGTCAAATTAATCTCATTATTTCAGCATGACGCCGACTCACAGCTTgctgtttctctttttgtctctATTTGAAAAGCCTCCCTGAAAAGAAAGCGAGTGGACACTTTAAGCTAATTGTGGACCTAAACGCCAAAACCACGTGGTGTCAGCTAAAGATGACTAGCTCATAAAGTCTAATTGGTGAGgaattttaatatttactaTGAGTTGCACAGCTTgagatttcattttaaaggGGAACAAAACCCAGGATGGCAAACCTTTCTGTTTcattagtatttatttattgacttgTATCTTTCAAAGTGGTATGCTACTGATTATTAGACCTAATTAGGTCTAATATTCagtatatattaatatataaacCTCGCTAGCCGACGTTAGCGGATACGGGCTAGCAGCTAGCTCAgagtataaatatatatttttatcaatGTTTATATAgttattcatatatttgtcaattttttgaTTTCCACGCGGTATCCTACTATGGTAGTTCCTATCACAAGGATGCTCGTCATCTTTGACGTCAAaccgaaaaataaaaaaaagttaatggCATCCTGGTAGATGAGCACAATCTCAAAAGTCAAGCGGCAatgacgcaaaaaaaaaaccccacgcTGATTACCCGAGTGCCGTCTCATCAAATCAACAAGGCGGCAAAGAGCCGACTTTGATGGCTAATCAAGATGAAAGTTCCTCACTTGGTGATGACAAGaaatttttttgtcaacaagATGTTTGTCGTCAAAGCACAGAATCTAGTCAATGTgtacaatgtaaaataaaattagtCAAGctctaaaatgtaaaaagattggaagaataaaaatgttagATAATGAAAGGGAGCTTGGGcgtccatttgtttttcccaaaaCAAACCTTTCCTATCAAAATGTTGATGCCATTTTCCAACCATAATACAGAAATTTGTCTAGGATGGCAGCAATTATGGTTGCTACAAAATGGAGGAGAGGTACCATGCAGGTGAAGTCACCACAGCATGCACACACCCCTGAGAAGACCCTACCTGCTGCTGGGTCTTCAGGAAGTCCTCCCTCTTGCCACCTTTGTACTTGTCTGTGCTATTTTGCTGCTGAAGCTGTTTCAGTTTGGGGGCCGTGGCGGGCGGAACCTTCCCGCCCTGGAAAAGACAGAAGGGAGACATTGGTGAGTCTTTTAATACAGAGAGGGAAATTTACCAGAAAATCTTAGATAAATTCAAAAGAGCAGTAAAAACTAGTCTGTATTTTTCTACTCTCACTTAAACGAAGAAGTTCTTCCATTTTAGCATTTAGGAGGCGCAGTATAAAAGTCGCCACCGTGTCCAACTTAATACGAGATGAACTTCACAAGCTGCCACGCCGCATCACTTTTTGCCTTCCAACACAATCAGTCGTAAGCGTCCGGAGAGCGTGTAGGATCAAGTGATGCAACGACAAGCGCGGCCATGACGAAACAACACGAGAGGACTTTGAAATCCTCGGCCGTGCCGTTGGGAAATGAGATCCCGAACGGCGTTGGTGACAGTTGAATTTGACAGCCCGGCACTGAGTGGGAGGCGGCACTAACACAGCAACTGGGAATGCTGTGATTGTGTCGCATGTCAACACAAGTGGCAGTGAAGCTATGTTGaagttgttcattttttttaaacaaccaaCGACGAGATCCAATACAAGAGCTGTTTTAAAAGgtattaattaaaatatggAGCATTCGTACGCCACAGGAACACTGGATTGAGTTTTTAGAAAATATGGCATCACTGAACTATCACAATAAAAAAGTAGAAATTTCACAGCACAACAAagatgaaaagtgttttggtATAGAAGCAAAGAAaggacaataaaaaataagaaatgctttttttattgtcagttTAAAGCATGAGAGAGGTGAGAGAGTACAGACAGGCAGCCAAGAGCCAATCACAGCGCAAGACAAGTCTGGTGTCTGTCCCACCCCTTTCCTTTTCTGAGCCAATGGGGGAGCAGACATCAGAGGCGTGAGAAATTCCCCGCAGACCCTCAGAGAGGAAATGAGGAAAAGAATGTGTCGGGCGAGGAGGCGTGAGGAAAGAACCTGTCTCGACGTCAGCGGCTTGGGCGGGACTGGCGGCTTCTTGCTCGATTTGGCCTCGGCGTCCTCCGGACGGGAGCCTCCGCTGAGCTCCTGCAAAGTGTTCTCCAACTCTCGAATGGTCTCCTCCAAGCTGTCGAGCCTTTTGTAGGCACTCTGCCGGACGTTTTCTCCTGGTTTGGACTGTGTGGAGGCGAGGTCTGATGTTGAAAGATTTGCATCTCCATATGGACTTTGGGTGTCGGTGCTAGGTTGGAGTTTCAGAACCATGTCCCCCGTCTCAATGCCTCTCCTCAGAGCCATCACCAAGGCGCTCCGCTGGCCCGAGCAGGGCGAGGATCTTTTTCTGGGTGTGGGCTGTGGTAGCGACATCTCCAAAATATAAAGCAGCAGCCTGTATGCATCCTTGAGCGTGGCTTCCTCCctgaagagcagcagcagaggcCGTTCACTCAAGTGCGCCTCCGAGAGCGCCGCGCCGTGCGCCGAGACGGTGCGCGTTTGCAAAATGACTCCCATGGCGCCGCTCAGCTCCTGGGCCTCCAAGGACGACAGCGCCCTCATCTCCAGTTCGGTCAAGAGCAAAGTCACTTCTTGTTTGACGTCCGTGGAGCGCTGTGACTCCAGTTCGCGCTGAGGGGGCGAAGCGCTCGGCGTCACCGAACGACGAGGCACATCTCGGACGGGACACTCGGTCAACATGATGTGCGGAATGCAACGCAAAGGTCTGCCCTATAAACCAGGAAAGCACTTGAATTCATTTGGGATTGAAACACAATGACAGCAGATCGACTGCCCTGAAGGATGATGAGTGAATATCCgacatgcttgtttttttggggttatCCTCAAAGGGGTCATGTAAAAATGAGGAAATCCACCATGATGTGGATGAACGCACCCGTCTCCGTTTTCACCCGCTGCCAGAAGCAGAGCACATACGGACTCGGCCGCTTCAACGCGTGCTCACTGTTGGCGAGCACATCTGTCCAAGCACGCGTGAGGCTTGTCAGGTTAATGGAACAGCTTACCTCCAACTGGGCAGAACTTTTCTCCTGCTCTTCGTCTGTCTTGTCTCCGGACAGCGTCGGAGGCGTGGACGCCGGACGTGGGTTTTCCGACACCGTCCGCCGCAGTTTCACGTGAGGCTTCTGGATTTCTGCCTCCTCAGAGTCGGATTTCTGAAAGCAAGATGGGAAGCACATTTTCAAGCACTTTCATGAATTTTGACTGAAAAtataatgtgattttttttttccttcaatatGGTGAttgttacaaaataaataaaatatacatatatcaaGAAACCACAGCATGCCGAAAAAGTAAGAATTGCATTTCAGGGAGCAGGCGATGGTTACCTTGACGCTCTTTCCGGGAATGAGGGGCTCCCCGCTGCGGGTGATCAAGCCCGGAGACGAAGGGAAGCTGCGTCTGGGTGGGGGCGGCGGGGGAGACTTGGAGGGTTTCTCTGTGCGGTAGCGAGGCACCGTCAGCTCATCTGTGGAGGTTGGAAAAAACCCCGACAATCATCAAACTCTAATCTAACACTACCTAGACCTTCAAAGCCTGCATTTATCATGTTGAAATTATTCAACAAGAAATTGGTTAGCACGCGGTTTCATCTtggaagtattttttttctttgatctTCTAAAGCTGACACTATTTTGGCTCCACTCCTCACCGGATCCCAGCCTGGACCCGCCTTCCTTCTTCTGCAGGGGCTTGTTGACGCTGCGGTGCTCGGGAGTGGCCGTCCCACACTGAGGCGTCTGGGGCGCCTGCGAGCACGTGGCGTTGGAGGCGGGCTTGATCTGCTTGGCGGCAAAGTCCAGGTCGGGTATGGCCTTCAGGAGCTCGGCCTGTGTCTCCTCCAGCAGTCGGTTGATGTCCTGAGCGCTGTACTGGGTCAGGCTGGCCCGCTTCTCCTCCCAGTCCCGCTCGGCCGCCTGGGAAGACGACAGATGGTGCCGATAAAGCCTCGGCTCGATGATAAGAGGACGGGAATCGAAATTGATTCCTACCAGGCGAACTTCGACGGACAAGGCTTTATCAGCAGCGCTTCGGCGTTCCAGCTCCTCCAGGGCTTTGCCCTTGTGAGGGACGGGCGGGTGATTGTCCTTGTGCTGGCCCGCCGGGTTCCCGTGGTGCCGGCGGGAGAGGCTGGTGTGCGGGCTCCAGTTGGACAGGCTGTTTCCTCCCCCGAGGTCGTTGATGGCGAGCGGCGGGCTGGTGGGCAGATCGAAATCCGGGAActttctcagctcctcgttgtGCTTGGACGAGGTGAAGTCCTCGTGTTTTTTCCACACGCCCTCGCTGGCTTGCCTTGGAGGGAGGGTGAGTCAGACACATCGCCATCGTCAAATTGCGAGACCCAAGACATGGATTGTTTCCAGATCCACATTCAACTCTGTCGCATACTTGCGCATGGTGTTGAGGGTGTCCGTGATGGTCTTGCAGCGTTTCATCAGGGCGTCCAGCCTGTGCGGCTCCTCCTTCAGGAACTTGACCGCCTCTACTTCCACCCGCAGCACCACTCGCATCTTGCTCTGAAGGCTGGGGAACTGATCTGGGGCGCAAGGGAAGAAACTTCAGTTGACTCGGCTCTTTGGCGGAGATGAGTGATTCAGCGCTTGACAGACGGCGAGTGGGAGACTTAAAAGGCGAACAGGCGCCGCCGCGCTTAATTAGTCACGCCGAAGGCGTCAGACTCACTCTTGAGCTCGGTGAGCGTCTCGCCTAACTTTCGGAGGACGGCCGTCTTCTCCTCTAACTCCTGCACGCTCACCAGCTTGTGGTTGACGGACGACTCCTTCTGGATGTCCTCCACCGACTTCTCCAGGTCACTGAGGGGGAGGAAACGTGCATAAAGATGAATGCGGGCCGCCTCTCGCCGCTCCGCCGCTTTTTTCAATTAACTCGCTCCATCGGCTGGCAATTTTTGCAGAGGTTTTGCGGCCAGCTGAACCGGAGCGGCGTGGGCAGGAATTAATAAGTTTGGAAAAGTACTTTGGTGCCTTGCAGAGAACACGGGGGCAAATACAAATCTGAACTAATGTTTACAGTAGAATTCAGAAGTGCTTAGATTGTGGTCAACTTCATGTGTTTATAAATTGAATAAATGGTTAAAGGAGACAAATTGCTTCACCAAAATTAAAACAGTTCTTAGGGGCCTTAACAAATTTGAGACAAATGACTCCAACAATCAGCAATTATAGCACACTTTATACAATTGCATTTTTGTCTTGCTGAAATCAGCCAGTTTTATGGGTTATTCTGTGAGAACCCTCTGCAAAGTTTAGCAGATATTTTTCTCACAGACAATTAGTACACATGTGTGTTCTAATCCTCCTTGCTTTTGGCCTTGGGCTAAATTTGGGTCCTGTTACCTCAGAGAACATGGTGGCGCATATCTGATGCAGAGATCTCAAGGTGGCTCTCAGCTCTGCCCGCGCAGGAGCTTCAATTAGTCGCTAACACCTCACATCTTAATAAGAATCTGGGAGCGCTAAGTCGGGCTTAATTACGCTTCCGGCTTTATCAGAGCGCTGCCACGCCGCCGCGTGACTCACTTGAATTTGCACTTTGTCGTAAACGCACAAAAAGTAGCTTTTTCATCTCATTTTGATGATTaaccagatgtgtgtgtgtgtgttggtacTGACTGAAGCTGCTGAATGATGAGCTCCTCCTCGTTGAGATACTTGAGCCTCTCTTCCTCCACCAGGAGGCGCTGCCTCTGTAGGGGGTCCTCCTGCTTGCGGAGGGCGTCGGCCACGCGCACATTCAGCTCAGTTTCGGTACGCTTCAGCAGCGTGCGCATGGAGTCCTGGTTCTCTAGCTGTCAGATAAACcaaatggggaaaaacatgatgaaattctaaaacaaaataaatttgccGGGAGAAGaagttttcattttatatcataatgctgccttttttttcagggCAAATCTCACAACTTGTTTTTATAGCAACCGTGCGAGCACTAATTTGCATGTGCCCACACTGAGGATGCcctaaggaaaaaaaaaaaaaagcacagggTGTGGTAAATTTACAAAGTGCAAAACTCCTCCTCGACGTCATGAATGGAAAATTGTAACGAGCCGGCGTGTGTAATACAACTCATGAGATGAAAGCACCTGGTAAGGGAGGAAGGATGCATTATGGATGAGCCACATGTTCCAGGAAGTAAAACAACACCGCTCACATTGCGGATGACCCCGTGTGGTCCCTGCTACAAAGCCACCACGGGGATACGTCGAAACAGAAGACCACATTATCATATTTCATCAAATATTCACAAATATTTACGCTGATATTATTTACATAAGCGCACGCTGGAGAAGAACCCCCATCTTGCACCCTGTCTCGATTGAATAATTCATAAGCCGCATGTCAAATGCAAGCTGCGGGGTGACACGTAAGGTGCAGAGGAAACGCCCTGCCTCTTTTCTGGATGTCATGACAATGaatgaggaaaataaataaataattcgcATTAATCAACGATATAAAAATCTACATATCATTAGTatgtcaaaattaaaatgcaattttattggaaataaaaaaaaattgggcgGAGGTAATGATTGAATCCTAATAATCTATTGTCCATGTAttgtcacaatttaaaaaaaaatcatttaaaaaaaaatcaaataaataatataatttatataattCTAAATGATCAATATAGACAATTACAAACAATTGCAGTGAAGATTAGCATACTTTGTCTCTATCGCTTATGCAGTACATCATAATCGGCGCTGTCCAACTGCATCGTCCTAAAAGCCGTCTTCTGAATAATTGACCGTACCTGCGTCTTACGCAACTGTCCGAGCTGCTTGCGCAGGTCGTTGGCGTTCTGCTGCAGCCCGTGCAAGTGCAGCTGCATCTGCAGGCGGCTGACGTTGTTCAGCGGCGTCGAGTTAGACGGCGGCGGAGGCATCAGCGCCAGCGGGGCCGACGGCGTGTGAGCTGCCAATcacgggagggagggggaacgAGGGTTCACGGTGAGGTCAAGTCATTCAGTTTAACACCGACTGGCCTGTTACACTATATGtatacacacaaaataaacacacatccACGCGTACACACACAGTGTGCACAGCGTGTGACTGAGCAAACCCACAAAGCCCTAATGGCCCACTGGAGATATTTGAGCTCATGCTATTAGTAAACCCATTCGAAGGTGCAATTAGTTGGCCCAGTAGTGACACACAGGGGGGGGATAACCATGCTCTTATCTTAAACAAACCGCTGTGGGAGTACGGCTCGCTCccaaaaatgcacacacacacacacacacacacacacacacggaagtCTCCTGACAGTGTCCCATCTAAGACCAAACAAGACTGTGAAAGCCCCTGAAGGACCAAGCAGATATTtagagacagaaagaaaggGAGACGAGGGAGGGGGTCCGCACTATTCTGGAGAGGAAGACACCCGAAACAGGAGGTGAGAGGAGGGCAAAGGAGTAATGAAATGGCAACTACCTTTCTTCCTTAGCCGTCCTGCTGGAATATAGAAAGATCCAGTTACTCGTAGTAAGAgggagttgttgttgttttttttttttttccaaatacaaTCGTACTGGATTTGACTGTTGGGAATTAGAACAGCTCTCAACTGATAAATCAGGTAGTGGTGGGAAAATTGTTTCATGAACTCACTTAAGTGATCCGGTGAACTTGAGCCCAGTGAGACATTTGAGTGTCACTTTGGGGTACTAAAGAGTTTTCCATTTCGAGTCAGTCGTAAGATGTGTcaactaaaaaacaaaacttggcGGTGTCCGAGTTCCCAACCCTCGACCGTTGCGGTACTCACTTCCGGTGGCGGAGCCGTCGCTGTTGGTGTCGGTCTTGTCACTGGAAGAGAAAGGTAATGTCCGTGAGAAGTCGGCTCCCTGGTCCGGGGGGCAGCCCGCCATCATGCAGAGGCGCAGCAGGCCGCATCTGAGGGATCAACGGCCAGAGGGCAAGCACATTACAGTGCTCACTCTAAATGCAACACCGGACAGTAACGAGGCGTTTGCATCGCCTGCTTTGTGTCCGGAAAGCTCGCTAAATGTCGTCATGAGCTAGTCTTTTCACGTAGGGGAGTATAAATACTTCAGGTACTGTGTAAATCTGCTATTCAAACCATAATGGAGACGAGATGGTCTTACGTGCTGTCACTGTCTGGCGCTCTGGTCAGGACGCTCTGGACCAGGCCGGTCAGGCTGGCGATCTGCTTCTCCATGGCCTCCATGCGCTCCAGACGATGATCCCTGTCGGAGGGTCCAATCTCAAGTCAACTTCAACATCATATAGGTGTTTTCACATTTGAGATGGTTTCAACAATCCTTAAAAAGCAATCTAGTCAAAAACATAGTGGGCCACAAATGGAGCCACAAATGGCATTCCTGCTGCTCTAGAGCCAACTCATACGCTTCAACCGACCTGCTGGCATCAGAATCTGGTCCGGACAGCGATGACCCAAAACCGGGTGTAGCcctgcccccctcccctggTCCGGCGGTGAGGCAGAGAGGATCGGAGCCAGAGCTGGGTCTGGACTTGGGACTGTCTATGAACACAGAGGACACAGAGTCCTTGCGGAAGTTCTGCCTGACAGGTGAAGCCCGGTTGGGCGAGCCAGAGTACGTGTCTCTGTCCCGCAAGTGCATGTCGGGGATCTTCTGCGGGGACGAGGGCGCCATGCGAAAGCCCATGCCCAGTGTGGCCGAGTACGTGTCGGCGTATAGGGACCCCCCGGGCTTGTAGAGAGAATCGTCCAGCTCCCCCTGCAGGGCGGCGGCGGAGTACGTGCTGAGGGAGCGCACGGAGCCGCGGCGGTACAGGCCCGAGGACACGGGGAAACTGAAGGGGTCTCCGATGGCCGCCAGGGACTGCGTGGAGGCGATGCTGAGGCGGCCCTCGTGCATCAGGCTGTAGGGGTCCGCGTACAAAGACTCGTTCTTCATCAGCGCCAAATTCTTCGCCGAGACTTCCTCGTCCGGCTTGACGTCTCGCCGCTCCAGGATGGCGCTGGGCGAGGGCGAGAGGGCCGCGTTGGCCATGTGGGCTGCTGCCGCGGCAGCGTGGTGGGGGTGGCGCGCCTGCTCGTGGGGCGAGTGGGACCCGGCGAAGGAAGGCGGGCGGCCGCTGCTGTAGGAGAGGCGGGAGCGGGAAGGGGAGCCCGAAGAGCCCGAGGACGAGGGGAGCGTGTTGAGGCGGCGAGTCGGGGAGGAGTCACAGGACGAGTACACCATCTCCCTCTGAAATCAGGAAGCGGCCCTTGTTACCATGGAGACGCAACTGTCAGTAGTAAACGCCAACGTTAAAGACTGTCTTTCCATTTTAGCCGGCTTTTTGTGGCGCGTCATAA
It encodes the following:
- the si:ch211-278a6.1 gene encoding SRC kinase signaling inhibitor 1 isoform X1, whose amino-acid sequence is MGNAPSQAHASRACYPKQELERGGTHMISTDDLEYPREYRTLGSSGRRFSNVGLVHTSEHRHTVTAAQSLEALTNLHKADMERKRDAFMDHLKSKYQQQQLQHQHHNPPSPSHSHASMRGSSERAAREQQQPNYWSFKSRSPRHSQSTQSGLADQATKLSFASAESLETMSEADVPIGFNRMNRFRQSLPLSRSASQNKLRSPDEYAGVLFLQYGDETRRVHITHELSSLDTLHALIVHMFPQKLTAGMLKSPNTAVLIKDEARNVFYELEDVRDIQDRSVIKIYRKEPIYASYPAAAHLANGDLRREMVYSSCDSSPTRRLNTLPSSSGSSGSPSRSRLSYSSGRPPSFAGSHSPHEQARHPHHAAAAAAHMANAALSPSPSAILERRDVKPDEEVSAKNLALMKNESLYADPYSLMHEGRLSIASTQSLAAIGDPFSFPVSSGLYRRGSVRSLSTYSAAALQGELDDSLYKPGGSLYADTYSATLGMGFRMAPSSPQKIPDMHLRDRDTYSGSPNRASPVRQNFRKDSVSSVFIDSPKSRPSSGSDPLCLTAGPGEGGRATPGFGSSLSGPDSDASRDHRLERMEAMEKQIASLTGLVQSVLTRAPDSDSTCGLLRLCMMAGCPPDQGADFSRTLPFSSSDKTDTNSDGSATGTGRLRKKAHTPSAPLALMPPPPSNSTPLNNVSRLQMQLHLHGLQQNANDLRKQLGQLRKTQLENQDSMRTLLKRTETELNVRVADALRKQEDPLQRQRLLVEEERLKYLNEEELIIQQLHDLEKSVEDIQKESSVNHKLVSVQELEEKTAVLRKLGETLTELKNQFPSLQSKMRVVLRVEVEAVKFLKEEPHRLDALMKRCKTITDTLNTMRKQASEGVWKKHEDFTSSKHNEELRKFPDFDLPTSPPLAINDLGGGNSLSNWSPHTSLSRRHHGNPAGQHKDNHPPVPHKGKALEELERRSAADKALSVEVRLAAERDWEEKRASLTQYSAQDINRLLEETQAELLKAIPDLDFAAKQIKPASNATCSQAPQTPQCGTATPEHRSVNKPLQKKEGGSRLGSDELTVPRYRTEKPSKSPPPPPPRRSFPSSPGLITRSGEPLIPGKSVKKSDSEEAEIQKPHVKLRRTVSENPRPASTPPTLSGDKTDEEQEKSSAQLEGRPLRCIPHIMLTECPVRDVPRRSVTPSASPPQRELESQRSTDVKQEVTLLLTELEMRALSSLEAQELSGAMGVILQTRTVSAHGAALSEAHLSERPLLLLFREEATLKDAYRLLLYILEMSLPQPTPRKRSSPCSGQRSALVMALRRGIETGDMVLKLQPSTDTQSPYGDANLSTSDLASTQSKPGENVRQSAYKRLDSLEETIRELENTLQELSGGSRPEDAEAKSSKKPPVPPKPLTSRQGGKVPPATAPKLKQLQQQNSTDKYKGGKREDFLKTQQQGAATVESAIRRRRAEGPTLRASPGQAKALLASLSAAGLSAEALLLSSALRQHRLLREQQQQQRALASAASLPSPNSRSPSPASSSSQTPTATLSSSSSPVLSPCSPTSLTSPTSSKASLEGLSGCKNGR
- the si:ch211-278a6.1 gene encoding SRC kinase signaling inhibitor 1 isoform X3 — translated: MSEADVPIGFNRMNRFRQSLPLSRSASQNKLRSPDEYAGVLFLQYGDETRRVHITHELSSLDTLHALIVHMFPQKLTAGMLKSPNTAVLIKDEARNVFYELEDVRDIQDRSVIKIYRKEPIYASYPAAAHLANGDLRREMVYSSCDSSPTRRLNTLPSSSGSSGSPSRSRLSYSSGRPPSFAGSHSPHEQARHPHHAAAAAAHMANAALSPSPSAILERRDVKPDEEVSAKNLALMKNESLYADPYSLMHEGRLSIASTQSLAAIGDPFSFPVSSGLYRRGSVRSLSTYSAAALQGELDDSLYKPGGSLYADTYSATLGMGFRMAPSSPQKIPDMHLRDRDTYSGSPNRASPVRQNFRKDSVSSVFIDSPKSRPSSGSDPLCLTAGPGEGGRATPGFGSSLSGPDSDASRDHRLERMEAMEKQIASLTGLVQSVLTRAPDSDSTCGLLRLCMMAGCPPDQGADFSRTLPFSSSDKTDTNSDGSATGTGRLRKKAHTPSAPLALMPPPPSNSTPLNNVSRLQMQLHLHGLQQNANDLRKQLGQLRKTQLENQDSMRTLLKRTETELNVRVADALRKQEDPLQRQRLLVEEERLKYLNEEELIIQQLHDLEKSVEDIQKESSVNHKLVSVQELEEKTAVLRKLGETLTELKNQFPSLQSKMRVVLRVEVEAVKFLKEEPHRLDALMKRCKTITDTLNTMRKQASEGVWKKHEDFTSSKHNEELRKFPDFDLPTSPPLAINDLGGGNSLSNWSPHTSLSRRHHGNPAGQHKDNHPPVPHKGKALEELERRSAADKALSVEVRLAAERDWEEKRASLTQYSAQDINRLLEETQAELLKAIPDLDFAAKQIKPASNATCSQAPQTPQCGTATPEHRSVNKPLQKKEGGSRLGSDELTVPRYRTEKPSKSPPPPPPRRSFPSSPGLITRSGEPLIPGKSVKKSDSEEAEIQKPHVKLRRTVSENPRPASTPPTLSGDKTDEEQEKSSAQLEGRPLRCIPHIMLTECPVRDVPRRSVTPSASPPQRELESQRSTDVKQEVTLLLTELEMRALSSLEAQELSGAMGVILQTRTVSAHGAALSEAHLSERPLLLLFREEATLKDAYRLLLYILEMSLPQPTPRKRSSPCSGQRSALVMALRRGIETGDMVLKLQPSTDTQSPYGDANLSTSDLASTQSKPGENVRQSAYKRLDSLEETIRELENTLQELSGGSRPEDAEAKSSKKPPVPPKPLTSRQGGKVPPATAPKLKQLQQQNSTDKYKGGKREDFLKTQQQGAATVESAIRRRRAEGPTLRASPGQAKALLASLSAAGLSAEALLLSSALRQHRLLREQQQQQRALASAASLPSPNSRSPSPASSSSQTPTATLSSSSSPVLSPCSPTSLTSPTSSKASLEGLSGCKNGR